The following coding sequences are from one Streptococcus mitis window:
- a CDS encoding SPFH domain-containing protein, which produces MGFIRAALSSGLNSFNDSKFKEAIVLPNNLTADALAIKGQLLTKDPDSTSRQSNQNTGLLTDGSVVIVPQGYVAILVNNGTFLGDVLEAGSHEWRSEDNAWLLEKGGIKGTWENFKNRFSFGGQVITQQEIIFIRMQPIAGNKFGTQNAVEYFSERYQQLLNIRFYGLFDIKVADPVLFYVSSISQQIEDHRAFTLKDIAQGTLRQNISPKIAIAIAKFTNENRVDIYSLNANQDTFNDLAKQEVNKVWTGLYGIETTNILLEDLSYDQESLNIIRKLDSELVAMKYNTIEIEERRARNEALIVAANNEGNGNGMNIIMGMNLGQTLGGQLNQQTQAPIQNNGQTASKNFYIEVDGKYVLVTKDEEGNIVPVN; this is translated from the coding sequence ATGGGATTTATTCGTGCCGCCCTATCTTCAGGGCTTAATAGTTTCAACGATAGCAAATTTAAAGAAGCTATTGTTCTTCCAAATAACCTAACAGCTGATGCCTTGGCCATTAAAGGACAACTTCTTACAAAAGATCCTGACAGCACTTCTAGACAAAGCAACCAAAATACTGGACTTTTAACAGATGGTTCCGTAGTCATTGTTCCACAAGGTTATGTAGCTATTCTTGTCAACAACGGAACCTTCCTTGGCGATGTCTTAGAAGCTGGTAGCCACGAATGGCGTTCTGAAGATAATGCCTGGCTTCTTGAAAAGGGTGGTATAAAGGGTACTTGGGAAAATTTCAAAAACCGCTTCTCTTTTGGTGGTCAAGTCATTACCCAACAGGAAATCATCTTTATCCGTATGCAACCCATCGCAGGTAATAAATTTGGTACTCAAAACGCCGTAGAGTATTTCAGTGAACGCTATCAACAATTGCTCAATATTCGTTTCTACGGCTTGTTTGATATCAAAGTTGCTGATCCAGTCCTATTTTATGTCAGCTCCATCAGTCAACAAATTGAAGATCATAGAGCATTTACCCTGAAAGATATCGCTCAGGGAACTCTCAGACAAAATATCTCTCCTAAAATTGCTATTGCAATCGCCAAATTTACAAACGAAAACCGAGTTGATATCTATAGTCTTAATGCCAATCAAGATACTTTCAACGATCTAGCAAAACAAGAAGTTAACAAGGTATGGACTGGACTTTACGGAATTGAAACAACCAACATCCTGCTTGAAGATTTGAGCTATGACCAAGAAAGCTTGAATATTATTCGTAAACTTGATAGCGAACTAGTCGCTATGAAATACAATACGATTGAGATTGAAGAACGTCGTGCCCGTAACGAAGCTCTCATCGTTGCTGCAAACAATGAAGGCAACGGCAATGGTATGAACATAATTATGGGAATGAATCTGGGACAAACGCTTGGCGGGCAACTCAACCAACAAACTCAAGCTCCTATTCAAAATAATGGGCAAACTGCAAGTAAGAACTTTTACATCGAGGTAGACGGCAAGTATGTTCTCGTAACCAAAGATGAAGAAGGAAATATCGTACCTGTCAACTAA
- a CDS encoding zinc-ribbon domain-containing transport protein — protein sequence MKKLYTLLTTCLLLLFVTPMQSIDAGVGHSRSGSSSHSSSSSNGSRSRSSRSNSGSSSYRSSYSSGDGSYSSSYSEQELYGIVVFLIGVYVVVLVLKNKSNQSLSEKSYSSATVYNPQNHRRVEHNTLATSRVKYGDPNFDADAFASWVKEVYIQLQAAWTKKDWNLARSLESTSLYSQHSIQLEDHIRAKTTNVLEKVYVENVRIKDFYENPDGNDTLVVILSSTLRDYVIEDQSKRVIEGDPQEDLFTVYQMNFIRKHGSQTELNVSDEAISDHCPNCGAPLKISAISKCDYCDADLTRSPNQWVLDTYDVVDEDELYN from the coding sequence ATGAAAAAGTTATATACTCTTCTCACCACCTGTTTACTACTCCTTTTCGTTACACCGATGCAATCCATCGATGCAGGGGTAGGACATTCTCGAAGTGGTAGCTCTAGCCATAGTAGCTCCAGTTCAAATGGTAGCCGAAGCCGTTCCAGTAGAAGTAATAGCGGTAGTTCTTCCTACAGAAGTAGCTACAGTTCTGGAGACGGTTCCTATAGTTCGAGTTACTCTGAGCAAGAGTTGTACGGAATTGTAGTCTTTTTAATAGGTGTTTACGTAGTTGTCTTAGTTCTAAAGAATAAAAGTAATCAAAGCTTATCAGAAAAATCCTATAGTAGCGCTACTGTATATAATCCCCAAAACCATCGTCGAGTTGAACACAATACATTAGCTACTAGTCGTGTTAAATATGGCGATCCAAACTTTGATGCCGATGCTTTCGCTTCATGGGTTAAAGAAGTCTATATTCAGTTACAGGCAGCCTGGACTAAAAAGGATTGGAATTTGGCTCGCTCTCTTGAAAGTACCAGCCTTTATTCCCAACATAGTATACAACTCGAAGATCATATCCGGGCGAAAACAACCAATGTTTTAGAAAAAGTCTATGTTGAAAATGTTCGCATTAAAGATTTCTACGAAAATCCTGATGGTAACGATACCCTTGTTGTGATCTTGTCATCTACACTCAGGGACTATGTCATTGAAGACCAAAGCAAACGTGTCATCGAAGGTGATCCTCAAGAGGACTTGTTTACAGTCTATCAAATGAACTTTATCCGTAAACACGGAAGTCAAACTGAACTAAATGTCAGTGATGAAGCCATCAGTGACCACTGTCCAAACTGTGGTGCCCCATTGAAAATCTCTGCTATCAGTAAATGTGACTATTGCGATGCTGATCTAACACGCAGTCCAAACCAATGGGTACTCGATACCTACGATGTTGTGGATGAAGACGAACTTTATAATTAG
- the gatB gene encoding Asp-tRNA(Asn)/Glu-tRNA(Gln) amidotransferase subunit GatB, translating into MNFETVIGLEVHVELNTNSKIFSPTSAHFGNDQNANTNVIDWSFPGVLPVLNKGVVDAGIKAALALNMDIHKKMHFDRKNYFYPDNPKAYQISQFDEPIGYNGWIEVELEDGTTKKIGIERAHLEEDAGKNTHGTDGYSYVDLNRQGVPLIEIVSEADMRSPEEAYAYLTALKEVIQYAGISDVKMEEGSMRVDANISLRPYGQEKFGTKTELKNLNSFSNVRKGLEYEVQRQAEILRSGGQIRQETRRYDEANKATILMRVKEGAADYRYFPEPDLPLFEISDEWIEEMRTELPEFPKERRARYVSDLGLSDYDASQLTANKVTSDFFEKAVALGGDAKQVSNWLQGEVAQFLNAEGKTLEQIELTPENLVEMIAIIEDGTISSKIAKKVFVHLAKNGGGAREYVEKAGMVQISDPAVLIPIIHQVFADNEAAVADFKSGKRNADKAFTGFLMKATKGQANPQVALKLLAQELAKLKNE; encoded by the coding sequence ATGAACTTTGAAACAGTCATCGGACTTGAAGTCCACGTAGAGCTCAACACCAATTCAAAAATCTTCTCACCCACTTCTGCCCACTTTGGGAATGACCAAAATGCCAACACTAACGTGATTGACTGGTCTTTCCCAGGAGTACTTCCGGTTCTCAACAAGGGTGTTGTCGATGCCGGAATCAAGGCTGCTCTTGCCCTCAACATGGACATCCATAAAAAGATGCACTTTGACCGCAAGAACTACTTCTACCCTGATAATCCTAAAGCCTACCAAATTTCTCAGTTTGATGAGCCAATCGGTTATAATGGTTGGATTGAAGTCGAGCTAGAAGACGGTACGACTAAGAAAATCGGTATCGAACGTGCCCACCTAGAGGAAGACGCTGGTAAAAACACCCATGGTACAGATGGCTACTCTTATGTTGACCTCAACCGCCAAGGGGTGCCATTGATTGAGATTGTATCTGAAGCTGACATGCGTTCTCCTGAAGAAGCCTACGCTTACCTAACTGCCCTCAAGGAAGTTATCCAGTATGCTGGTATTTCTGACGTTAAGATGGAAGAAGGTTCTATGCGTGTGGATGCCAATATCTCCCTTCGCCCTTATGGTCAAGAAAAATTCGGTACCAAAACTGAGTTGAAGAACCTCAACTCCTTCTCAAACGTTCGCAAAGGTCTTGAATACGAAGTTCAACGTCAAGCTGAAATCCTTCGCTCAGGTGGTCAAATCCGCCAAGAAACACGCCGCTACGATGAAGCCAACAAGGCAACTATCCTCATGCGTGTCAAGGAAGGTGCTGCAGACTACCGCTACTTCCCAGAACCAGACCTACCACTCTTTGAAATCTCAGACGAGTGGATTGAGGAAATGCGGACTGAGTTACCAGAGTTTCCAAAAGAACGCCGAGCTCGCTACGTCTCTGACCTCGGCTTGTCAGACTACGATGCTAGCCAGTTAACCGCAAACAAAGTCACTTCTGACTTCTTTGAAAAAGCTGTTGCCCTCGGTGGCGATGCCAAACAAGTCTCTAACTGGCTCCAAGGGGAAGTCGCTCAGTTCTTGAATGCTGAAGGCAAGACACTAGAACAAATCGAATTGACACCAGAAAACTTGGTTGAAATGATTGCCATCATCGAAGACGGCACTATCTCTTCTAAGATTGCCAAGAAAGTCTTTGTCCACCTAGCTAAAAATGGCGGTGGCGCGCGTGAATACGTGGAAAAAGCAGGTATGGTTCAAATCTCAGATCCAGCTGTCTTGATTCCAATTATCCACCAAGTCTTTGCCGATAACGAAGCCGCAGTTGCCGACTTCAAGTCAGGCAAACGCAACGCAGATAAGGCCTTTACAGGCTTCCTTATGAAAGCAACCAAAGGCCAAGCCAACCCACAAGTTGCCCTTAAACTCCTTGCCCAAGAATTAGCGAAGTTGAAAAATGAGTAA
- the gatA gene encoding Asp-tRNA(Asn)/Glu-tRNA(Gln) amidotransferase subunit GatA yields the protein MTFNNKTIEDLHNLLVSKEISATELTQATLEDIKSRETAINAFVTIAEDQALAQAKAIDEAGIDADNVLSGIPLAVKDNISTDGILTTAASKMLYNYEPIFDATAVANAKAKGMIVVGKTNMDEFAMGGSGETSHYGATKNAWDHSKVPGGSSSGSAAAVASGQVRLSLGSDTGGSIRQPAAFNGIVGLKPTYGTVSRFGLIAFGSSLDQIGPFAPTVKENALLLNAIASEDVKDSTSAPVRIADFTSKIGQDIKGMRIALPKEYLGEGIDPEVKETILNAAKHFEKLGAIVEEVSLPHSKYGVAVYYIIASSEASSNLQRFDGIRYGYRAEDATNLDEIYVNSRSQGFGEEVKRRIMLGTFSLSSGYYDAYYKKAGQVRTLIIQDFEKVFADYDLILGPTAPSVAYDLDSLNHDPVAMYLADLLTIPVNLAGLPGISIPAGFSQGLPVGLQLIGPKYSEETIYQAAAAFEATTDYHKQQPVIFGGDN from the coding sequence ATGACTTTTAACAATAAAACCATTGAAGACTTGCACAATCTCCTTGTCTCTAAGGAAATTTCTGCAACAGAATTAACCCAAGCAACACTTGAAGATATCAAGTCTCGAGAGACAGCTATCAACGCTTTTGTTACCATCGCTGAAGACCAAGCTCTTGCTCAAGCTAAAGCTATTGATGAAGCTGGAATTGACGCTGATAATGTCCTTTCAGGAATTCCACTTGCAGTTAAAGATAATATCTCTACTGACGGTATTCTCACAACTGCTGCCTCAAAAATGCTCTACAACTACGAGCCTATCTTTGATGCGACTGCGGTTGCCAATGCTAAAGCTAAGGGTATGATTGTTGTTGGAAAAACAAACATGGACGAATTTGCCATGGGTGGTTCAGGTGAGACTTCCCACTACGGAGCAACTAAAAATGCTTGGGACCACAGCAAGGTTCCTGGTGGTTCTTCAAGCGGTTCAGCTGCAGCTGTAGCCTCAGGACAAGTCCGCTTGTCACTTGGTTCTGATACTGGTGGCTCTATCCGCCAACCTGCTGCCTTTAACGGGATTGTTGGTCTCAAACCAACCTACGGAACAGTTTCTCGTTTCGGCCTCATTGCCTTTGGTAGCTCATTAGACCAGATTGGACCTTTTGCTCCTACTGTTAAGGAAAATGCCCTCTTGCTCAATGCGATTGCCAGCGAAGATGTCAAAGACTCTACTTCTGCCCCTGTCCGCATTGCCGACTTTACTTCAAAAATCGGTCAAGACATCAAGGGCATGAGAATTGCTTTACCTAAGGAATACCTAGGCGAAGGGATTGACCCAGAGGTTAAGGAAACAATCTTGAACGCGGCCAAACACTTTGAAAAACTTGGTGCTATCGTCGAAGAAGTCAGCCTGCCTCACTCTAAATACGGAGTTGCCGTTTACTACATCATCGCTTCATCTGAAGCTTCATCAAACTTGCAACGTTTTGACGGTATCCGTTACGGCTACCGCGCAGAAGATGCAACCAACCTTGATGAAATCTATGTAAACAGCCGTAGCCAAGGTTTTGGTGAAGAAGTGAAACGTCGTATCATGCTAGGTACTTTCAGCCTTTCATCAGGTTACTACGATGCTTACTACAAGAAAGCTGGTCAGGTCCGTACCCTCATCATCCAAGATTTCGAAAAAGTCTTCGCGGATTATGACTTGATTTTGGGACCAACTGCTCCAAGTGTTGCCTATGACTTGGATTCACTCAACCACGATCCAGTTGCCATGTACTTGGCTGACCTCTTGACTATCCCAGTAAACCTGGCAGGTCTCCCAGGAATTTCGATTCCAGCTGGATTCTCTCAAGGGCTCCCTGTCGGACTCCAATTGATTGGTCCTAAGTACTCTGAGGAAACCATTTACCAAGCTGCTGCTGCTTTTGAGGCAACAACAGACTACCACAAACAACAACCCGTGATTTTTGGAGGTGATAACTAA
- the gatC gene encoding Asp-tRNA(Asn)/Glu-tRNA(Gln) amidotransferase subunit GatC, producing the protein MKITQEEVTHVANLSKLRFSEEETAAFATTLSKIVDMVELLGEVDTTGVAPTTTMADRKTVLRPDVSEDGTDRDRLFKNVPEKDNYYIKVPAILDDGGDA; encoded by the coding sequence ATGAAAATTACGCAAGAAGAGGTAACACACGTTGCCAATCTTTCAAAATTAAGATTCTCTGAAGAAGAAACTGCCGCCTTTGCGACAACCTTATCTAAGATTGTTGACATGGTTGAATTGCTGGGCGAAGTTGACACAACTGGTGTCGCACCTACTACAACTATGGCTGACCGTAAGACCGTACTCCGACCTGATGTGTCCGAAGATGGAACAGACCGTGATCGCTTGTTTAAAAACGTACCTGAAAAAGACAACTACTATATCAAGGTACCAGCTATCCTAGACGATGGAGGAGATGCCTAA